A single region of the bacterium BMS3Abin14 genome encodes:
- the thiH gene encoding 2-iminoacetate synthase, protein MTFFDEMQLHPWDQVEKDLMHRTTVDVERALSSDRYGLNDMISLLSPAADPMIEEIARQAQALTRQRFGRTMGLFAPLYLSSSCTNSCVYCSFNTANPIRRVTLSSNQARSEGVYLHDQGFRHILLVSGEDRKAAGPDYLVEVVRQLRPLFDSISIEVYPMETTEYRKLAENGVDGLAVYQETYNTVRYGKVHRAGRKRDFRWRLETPERGGEAGFRRIGLGALLGLSDWRIEAVFLALHARYLMRRHWKSQLTISFPRLRPAVGSYCPPCPVTDRDFVHMLTAFRLFLPDGGLVLSTRESPLLRDHLISLGVTSMSAGSCTEPGGYTQHDGSEGQFQISDHRSPVEIAEVIRRHGYDPIWKDWDAEFVR, encoded by the coding sequence CCTCGGACCGGTATGGTCTGAACGATATGATCAGCCTTCTGTCACCCGCCGCCGATCCCATGATCGAGGAGATCGCCCGGCAGGCGCAGGCCCTCACCAGACAACGATTCGGCAGAACCATGGGGCTTTTCGCCCCTTTATACCTGTCCAGCAGCTGCACCAACTCCTGCGTTTACTGCAGCTTCAACACGGCCAACCCGATCCGGCGAGTTACTCTCAGCTCCAATCAGGCAAGATCCGAAGGCGTCTATCTGCACGACCAGGGATTCCGGCACATCCTGCTTGTCTCCGGGGAGGACCGCAAAGCGGCCGGACCCGATTATCTGGTTGAGGTGGTAAGGCAGCTCAGACCATTGTTCGATTCCATCTCCATTGAAGTCTACCCTATGGAAACGACCGAATACAGGAAACTTGCCGAAAACGGTGTGGATGGACTGGCCGTCTACCAGGAGACCTACAACACCGTACGTTATGGCAAGGTACACCGGGCCGGCCGAAAGAGGGACTTCCGCTGGAGGCTGGAAACACCGGAAAGGGGCGGCGAGGCGGGCTTTAGACGCATCGGGCTCGGCGCTCTGCTGGGTTTGAGCGATTGGAGGATCGAGGCCGTATTTCTCGCTCTCCATGCCCGATACCTGATGCGCAGGCATTGGAAATCACAGTTGACCATCTCTTTCCCCAGGCTCCGGCCGGCAGTTGGAAGCTATTGTCCACCCTGTCCGGTGACGGATCGGGACTTTGTCCATATGCTGACCGCGTTTCGCCTCTTCCTTCCTGACGGGGGGCTCGTGCTTTCCACCCGCGAGTCACCCCTTCTGAGGGATCACCTGATATCCCTCGGGGTCACCTCCATGAGCGCCGGGTCCTGTACCGAGCCTGGAGGATACACACAGCACGACGGATCTGAAGGGCAGTTTCAGATATCGGACCACCGGAGCCCTGTTGAGATCGCCGAGGTCATACGAAGGCATGGTTATGATCCCATCTGGAAGGACTGGGACGCCGAGTTCGTACGTTAA
- a CDS encoding sulfur carrier protein ThiS has protein sequence MEIDVNGERQTMVYPLTVAELLCELAIDPKTVIVERNMKILKREDHGAQSLAEGDVLEIIQMVSGG, from the coding sequence ATGGAGATAGATGTAAATGGTGAGAGACAAACCATGGTGTATCCGCTGACGGTGGCAGAACTCCTCTGTGAACTTGCCATCGATCCGAAGACTGTGATCGTGGAACGAAACATGAAAATATTGAAACGGGAGGATCACGGGGCTCAATCTCTTGCAGAGGGTGATGTCCTGGAGATCATTCAGATGGTGTCCGGTGGCTAG
- the thiE_2 gene encoding thiamine-phosphate synthase yields the protein MEVLDGLIRGGARIVQLRDKDASKGDLYQVAMRFREITSKAGILLIINDHVDIALAVDADGVHLGQDDLPVEAARRIGPDLLVGISTHTLGEALAAQSSGADYINIGPIFYTGTKGGISDFLGPEAITAIGSGLEIPFTVMGGIKQTNIHEVLARGARRIAVVTALTQATDIAAAVRAMRGAISNWNG from the coding sequence ATGGAGGTCCTCGACGGGCTGATCAGGGGCGGGGCCCGCATCGTGCAATTGAGAGACAAGGATGCCTCAAAAGGTGATCTTTACCAGGTGGCCATGCGCTTCCGTGAAATAACCTCGAAAGCCGGTATCCTGCTGATCATCAACGACCACGTCGACATTGCCCTTGCAGTGGACGCGGACGGCGTTCACCTGGGCCAGGACGATCTGCCGGTGGAAGCGGCACGCCGTATAGGTCCTGACCTTCTCGTGGGAATATCAACGCACACACTGGGCGAGGCCTTGGCTGCGCAGTCCAGTGGGGCGGACTACATCAACATCGGTCCCATATTTTACACCGGCACAAAGGGAGGGATCAGCGATTTCCTGGGACCGGAAGCCATAACCGCAATAGGCAGCGGTCTTGAGATCCCGTTCACCGTCATGGGGGGCATCAAACAAACAAACATTCACGAGGTGCTCGCACGGGGAGCGAGGCGAATCGCGGTTGTCACTGCTCTGACGCAGGCCACGGACATCGCCGCGGCTGTACGGGCCATGAGGGGCGCCATTTCGAACTGGAATGGATAG